DNA sequence from the Candidatus Saccharibacteria bacterium genome:
GAGTTGATGTACCACCAGCTCAACACACTCCTGGTTATCCTGAGGTAAATTTAGTAATGTATACATGGAACAAGTCCTTTCGTTAAGTTGTTAGTTTGCAACCTAATTGTAAGGCTTGTTCCGTTTTAGTTTAAAGAACCCGGCAACCAGATGGTCGACAAACCGGGGTCAGATAAGCTACAATGATAATTATAATAATTCAGTATGGAGTGAACCAAGGAAATGCCCAAGGATCCCGATATAAAAGGTAAAAACACTAAATCTACAAACAAAAAAGTCCAAAGCACAAAAGTTAGTAAGACCAGCAAGGCTAGCGGTAAAGCCAACCTAAACTTTCAACAAAAACTGCAAAAGTTTGGTATAAAACATGGCCGCAACAAAAAAACCATTACCATGGTTATTGTGGGTGTGGTACTGGCAATTATTTTGCTGCTTACGACCTTTGGAATTTTAATTTACAAGTACAAGTCGAGTGCCCGTGCAGTTAAGATTATTAGTAAGGTTATTCCATACCCCGTAGCTAGTGTGAACGGCAACATCCTTTGGAACACGGCTACTTATAACCAGTATCTGTTCGAATTAGCCTCGATTCAAAAATTCTATCAGTCACAGGGCCAGAACTTAAATGATCCTGCCAGCAAAGAAAAGCTCAAACAGCTCGAAAACGAGATTATTGGCCAACTCGAAGACAATTTGATTATCCAGCAAGCTGCTGCTAAGTATAAGGTTTCGGTTAGCAGCAAAGAGTTGACCGATCAGTTCAATCAGTTGGTTCAAAACGCCGGCGGCATCGATAAGGTTAAGCAAACCTTAAATAGTCTGTATGGCTGGTCGATCGACGACTTTAAGGCCAAGATCAAAGATAGCTTGCTGCAAAAGAAACTAGCCGATAAAATTCTGAACGACCCTAGCTTGAACGCTCCAGCTCAGGCTCAAGCTCAAGATATACTCAAACAGGCTCAAGGTGGTGCCGACTTTGCCGAACTGGCCAAAAAATACAGCCAAGATGGTAGCGCCGCCAATGGTGGTGACTTAGGCTTCTTTGGCAAAGGTCAGATGGACCCAGAATTTGAAAAAGCCGCCTTTTCTCTAGAAAAAGACCAAGTGAGTGGGGTGGTGAAAACCCAATACGGCTACCACATTATCAAAGTTACCGACAAGAATGGTGATCAAGTGCGAGCCAGCAATATCTTGATTAAGGGGGTTGATCTTAACTCCTGGTTGCAGGATCAGCGCAACAAGGCTAACATACGCCAGTACTTTCAGCCGTAGCGAGTAGTGCTTTCTCCGGCATTCGAAAATCAGAAAACAAAGTTGGCTGAACGCTTCTGTTCGAGCACGAGTGCCGTCTCTGCCGCAGAACAGAAAGTGAAGACAGCTTTGTGATTATAGATTTGAGCCTGTGACGGAAGCTTTGGCAACTTTCCGCTACAAAGAAGTGCCGGCTGCTGTTGCTGTGCGGTCTGCCTAGCTTCGGCAGATTCTCGCAATACGAGCCCATTTTGGTATTGTGCTTGCCGATCTTGCAACGGCTGGTTGTAATAGTTTTAGTTAAAACCAAAAGCCCCTCGGTAAAGTAAGAGGGGCTTTTGTTGATAATTCGGGGGTGCCACTTGGTCTGTCTCGGATATCTCCAAGGCATCTTTGGTGGCGCCACCCGGGCTTTTAAGACTCGGGCGGGTACTGCTGGGGCTACTGTGAGATCAAGAGACCCTCGGGCTTGTCGTCGTCGGGGGCGGTGAAACCCTGTGGGCTTTCACCAGATCTCTGGGTCGCCAACGTCGTTCACTCTGCTTGTCGCGAAAACTCCCGACGATGTACCTGAGTGGCCTTGGCCTGTTGGCGAAGAGCTCTCTGAGCATGGAATTCCCTTCTTCTCCTGCGATCTCGCAGGCTCGTTCGGATTGTCAGCGGAAGACCGATGGCGACTAATACAGCCAACGCTGCCATACACAAGACATAACCGTCCCGCAGATGGTCAATATCCAACTTGGTCTCCTCGAAATTCAAGACTACGTTATCTGGCCCAGCGCCAGAGTAGCGAGATTAACTATACAGCATTTAGCGCTTTGCTGTCAATATTAATTGTTATGCTAATTTTGCCCTATAAACGAGAAACGCCCCCGAAGGGGCGCTCTCGTTAGGTAAACGAAAACGATTCGGGGACGGCTTACGTTTTTGGTAGTACCCAGGGGATCCTGAGTGCACCTAGGACTATTCCGGGCACATGGTAGACAATGGGCGCAATGAACATTGCAACACCGCTGATTCCCATGGTGCACAGAGGGACGGCTTCGTCGAAGAACAGCGGCCGGAAGGTTATGGCGCGCTGCTTGTCTGCGGCTGTAAGTAGCGGCAGAACTTCTTCGTTGCAGTGCCTTACTGAGTCGATGAAGGCTACGCTCGGCTTCTTGCCAGGACGGTGGAGGGCTGTGGCCACCAGATCGTCTAGGTTGCCAACGTGTAAGCGACCACTAAGGCTTACTGCTCGAACGTCTGCTTCGGGGTACTTCCTGCGCAACTGCGCGAAAACACCCATTGCCAGGCTCCCGCCGGCACTAGCACCGATCAGCACTAGTTGCCCGTGCCGAAGCAGCATGCCTTCTGCCCGGTTGGTGGCTTCATCTAGCAATTCTTGGAACGACCGGCCGGAATGCCAATCTACCGAGAAATACGCAAGGACAATGCCCCAAAGCCTGTAGTACCAGGTGAGTACCCGCTCGGGTACGCCTGTGTGAGTCCGCTCTAAACCGTTGAAGTAAAGAGCGTATCGGATTGAACTTTCTGCTCTTTGCCTCATGGCTCTCCTTTAGTGTCGAGGATCGATGACGACTAGAATACCAGCTAAACGAACAAAAATCAAGCATAACGAGAAACGCCAGAGTTAAGGCCAAGGCGGGAATTGATCGATTTAGGGTTTTCTGTTAAAATTATCAGGTTCAGGGCCCGTGGTGTAGTGGTTAACATGCCTCCCTGTCACGGAGGAGATCGCCGGTTCGATCCCGGTCGGGCCCGCCATGAATAGTGAGTCACCACCAAAGTGGCTCATTTTTCATAGTTTGGCTTGATTGGTTGAGAAGCCGCAGGTTTGGTGGAGCAAGGCGCACGGAACAAATAGCAAGCTTGTTGGTGCATTTGTCGAGCACTTTGCGGAGAAGGCGTTAGCCGCCTCCCGGTCGGGCCCGCCAGGAATTGTTCGAAGACCCCAGGCAGGGTCTTTTTTAGTCCTATAAAAGTATGGGCCCCGGAGGGGCCCACACACGCGTTTGCGGATGTAGACGTCACGGGGACAGTTTTGAGCGGTGATGCGACCCTTTGAGGGCCAACTTCTTGGGCTACTGCAGAAGCAAAGCCTCCGCCAACGGCTTTGGCAGGGCCTTTACAACCACGCCTTGCTCAAGTGTGGTGAGCATGCCCTCATGGCCGTCGCAACGGAGCTTGGGCTTGCCGCCCTGTCGAGGGGCATCTGGCACCAGCACCAGGGAGGTGGCTGGTTCGGTGCAAACCCAGCTATCGTCGGTGCTGACCCAGTAGCGCGAGAAGTTGCAGCGCGCCTTCAGGTCTTTGATCTGGACTTCCTCTTCTCCCCGAGGAATGGTGTGTTTTACTCCACCCATCATGCGCTCCTTTCAAGAGCAATCGGCCTTCGGTCGAAGGATCTGGGAAATTATACTATATTTATGGCTTACTAGCTAGCATAAGCTTGTTGACATTGTTTGACAGGCTTGGTATACTAATGGGCGTCTTTTTTGTGAGGGTGGAGTACCTAGCAAAAGACAACGGAAGGGCACTCTTAGGCAACTTAAGGGTGGTTTTTCTTTTTGTCTCTTTGGCAAAAACAAACCACAAAAACAAACAGGAGGACATGAACAATTAATGTACTCAAACGCACGTATGCTAACACATTATCAGGTTACAAGACCAAGAAAAATTAAAGTTAGGGTTGTTAAACCACACGCCCATGTGCGGTTTTTAAACACGCCCAATGTAGTTGATACTCGCCAACCAGCCAAACGGGGCTTTGGCCGAGCCTTCTTTTTGAGTTTGAACGAAAAAGAAGCCAGTGAGCACGATGCTTGGCACAAACTCGAAAAACGCTTGCGCAAACGAATTAGTTAATTCTACATCTGTAAATATGCTAAAATATAAAACGCCGATTGCTGGCGTTTTATAGCTTAAGCGGGTATGGTTTAGTGGTAGAACGCGACCTTCCCAAGGTTGAAGCGCGAGTTCGATTCTCGCTACCCGCTCCACGTTGTTTTTAGGTTCCAGCCTTTGTACCCAAGCACCAGTTTGTTGCTTCGACTTTCATCTAAAAACTCTATCGTCGATCAAAAACAGTAGCGTTTTTGATCGCATAGCAAAGCAACAGTACATGTGCCGATGTAGCTCAGCTGGCCAGAGCACCGCTTTCGTAAAGCGGGGGTCGTGGGTTCGACTCCCACCATCGGCTCCACGTCGTTTTTAGATTTCGGCTTTCGCACCCAAACAAAGTTTGTTTACTTCAGCCTATGTCTAAAAATTCCTCTCGATCAAAAACAGTAGCGTTTTTGATCGTAAAAATCCTAGTTTTTCCCTCTCGATTTGGCAAATAGAATTCCGCTCTCTTACCAAATCGTTTAGAGAACTACATCAAAAAAAGTATCGTTTTTGATCGCATAAGAATATAATTAGAACAACAAAATGAAAGCAATTACACGGTTAAAAGTTGAACTTGGTGGCAACAAGGTTTTTAAAGACGGCTGGTTACTAGCCATATTAGTCTTAAATGCTGTTTTTTTGGTTTTCTTGGTTGGCTGGTCGCTAACCCACATTCGTAGCACTGAGATCCAAGTACCCATACGCTTTAGCAGTCTTACTAATTTTGACCTGTTAGGTGACTGGTATCAGCTGTACGAGATAACTGCTATCGGTGTGTTAATATTTGCAATCAATACCTTCTTTGCCTTTCTAATTCATAAACGTAACCGACTGATGAGCATATTCTTGAGCTTGGTTAGCCTAATGGCGTTGGTCTTGGCTTGCGCAATATTAATTGGTTTTACAGCAGTTAACTATGGCTCAAGCTAAGACCAGTCAAAAACCTGCTGAGCTACACAGAGTCACTGACAGCCGTTGGTTTTATAGGCTGTGGGAGATTATCCCGGGCTTTGTGAGCTGGGCTGTAATTTTGAGTCCTATCTACCTGAGCCTGATTGCACCAGTCGGGTTGGCCTATCTTATAATTGCCTTCGATATTATGTGGTTACTCAAATCGGTGCGTATGAGCTGGGCACTAATTCGTGGCTATAATCGATTGCAGTACATAACTGCTCAAGACTGGGAGGCTAACTTGCGGCAGCTCAAAGATGTTTCGGCGGCACTCCAAAAGACCGAGGCTGAGTATGCCGAGCTGGCACCAAAAAGCAACCAGCGAGTCAATCAAGTTCATTTAAACAAGAAAAAACGCTGGCTTAGAGGTGAGGTTGAGCGGCTGCGTTTGCTCGAGTCCCACGAGGCTACAATTTTAAATCCCGACGATCTTTACCAAGTAATTATATTGGCCGCCTACAACGAACCACCCGAGATAATTGAGCCATCGGTAAATGCAATTTTAAATTCAGACTACGATATGTCACGGGTGATTTTTGTAATGGCCTATGAGCAGCGCGGTGGCGAGGCTATGGCCAAGACTGCTCGCGAGCTACAAAAAAAATATCACAAACAATTTGCTGACTACTTGGCAGTCTGCCATCCCAGCGATATTGCGGGTGAGCTCAAAGGTGGGGGCAAGGGTCCCAATATTACCTATGCTGGCCGAGCCGTTAAGGACTACATTGAAAAGAAAGCTATTGATCCGGAGAAAGTACTAGTAACTACGGTCGATGCTGATAACCGTTTGCACAAACGGTATCTGAGCCGGCTCAGCTATGCTTATTGCATAAATCCCAATCGTTTGCACACATCGTTCCAGCCAATTGCCCTGTTTTTAAACAACATCTGGGATGTACCAGCGCCAATTCGAGTCGTAGCCTGGGGCAACTCCATCTGGCCGATGATTGAAAGCATTCGAGCGCCACGCCTACGTAACTTTGCTACCCACGCCCAGAGCTTACAAACCCTAATCGATACTGACTTCTGGAGTGTTACCAGTCCAGTTGAGGACGGCCACCAGTTTTGGCGAACTTACTTTACCTACGATGGCGATCATGTAGCCGAACCGCTATTTGTGCCGGTCTATCAAGATGCTGTTTTGGCTGCCAGGTACCACCGGACTTTCTTGGCTCAATACAAACAGCTGCGCCGCTGGGCCTATGGTGTTAGCGACGTACCTTATATGGTAAAAAACAGTATTCAAAACAAGCAGATCCCTTGGGGTAATAAGCTGGTTCAGTTTGGTCGCTTGTTTGAGGGCCATTTTAGTTGGGCCACGGTGCCAGTATTACTTACGTTTGCGGCCTGGGCGCCACTGTTTTTGAACCCTAGTTTTAATCAGCAGGTACTAGCACACCAGCTACCAGTTGTGGCTTCACGACTACTGACTTTTGCTACGGCCGGTATATTTATAACCATTTGGATAAGTTTCTTACTATTGCCAACCAAACCAGCGCGCTATCACCACATTAAGTTTGTTAGTATGCTGCTGCAGTGGATACTGATGCCAGTAATCGGCATAGCCTTTGGCTCGTTTGCAGCCATCGATGCCCAGACCCGTCTTATGCTGGGTCGCTACCTAGGCTTTACTGTTACTGAGAAGGCGGTTAAGAAATGACAGTCTTTTTTGTTGGCTTTGTGTCCAGTCTAATTTTGACGGCGCTGCTGGTACCATACGTTAAAAAGCTTGCTTTCAAGATTGGCGCGGTTGATAAACCGAGCCGCGAAAAGCGTAAAATTCATACTCGAACTATTGCCCGAGGTGGGGGCATATCCATCTATATAGCCTTTGTGGTTTTGAGTCTGGTGCTGCTAAAAGGGGTAAACTGGCAGTTTCTGGGTCTCTTGATAGCCTCCACCATGGTACTTTTGATTGGCTTGGCCGACGACATTTGGCGGCTTAGCCCTTGGCTTAAACTGGCAGTCCAAACTCTGGCCGCCCTGGTGGCTACGGTTATGTTTGGCATTGGCATCGATGCTATTACCAACCCCTTTGGCAACACCTTTGTACTCAATAACTTTGTGGTTCATGTTACGGTGTTGGCGCACACCTTCACCATCAACTATGTTGCCAGTTTGCTGGCTATGGTTTGGCTGATTGCCATGACCAACACCATGAACTTTTTGGACGGCTTAGATGGCCTGTCGGGTGGGGTGGCGGCGATCGCGGCCTTTGTGATTTTTTTGGTCTCGATTAGTGCCAAGGTTAACCAACCCAATACCGGCTTGATGGCGCTGATTTTGGCCGGCGGCTGTCTGGGCTATTTGTTCTATAATTTTTACCCAGCCAAGATATTCAATGGCGACTCAGGCGCTTACTTTTTGGGCATGACGCTAGGAATACTGTCGATTATTTCGGGCGCTAAGTTGGCTACAGCCGCCCTGGTGCTGGGCCTGCCAATTCTCGATGCCCTGTGGGCCGTAACTCGACGCTTAATTCATGGCCAATCACCGTTTAGGGCTGACCGTGGGCATTTGCACTATTTACTCCTTGATGTCGGCTTAAGCCAGCGCCAGGCGGTGTTTATTATTTACAGCATCTGTGTGGTATTTGGCGGGGTGGCGGTGTTCGCCGGCACCACCGAGAAGCTTTTGGCCATTTTGGCGCTGGTAATAATCTTGGTTATTTTGCTGGTCACTTTGGCCTCCATTAAGGCCCGGCAAAAGTAGCTATGAAAAAAGAGATCACTGAGTTTTTAGACCCCAATATTAAGTATCGTTGGCTGGATCACCCGGCAGTG
Encoded proteins:
- a CDS encoding peptidylprolyl isomerase; this encodes MVIVGVVLAIILLLTTFGILIYKYKSSARAVKIISKVIPYPVASVNGNILWNTATYNQYLFELASIQKFYQSQGQNLNDPASKEKLKQLENEIIGQLEDNLIIQQAAAKYKVSVSSKELTDQFNQLVQNAGGIDKVKQTLNSLYGWSIDDFKAKIKDSLLQKKLADKILNDPSLNAPAQAQAQDILKQAQGGADFAELAKKYSQDGSAANGGDLGFFGKGQMDPEFEKAAFSLEKDQVSGVVKTQYGYHIIKVTDKNGDQVRASNILIKGVDLNSWLQDQRNKANIRQYFQP
- a CDS encoding undecaprenyl/decaprenyl-phosphate alpha-N-acetylglucosaminyl 1-phosphate transferase, producing MTVFFVGFVSSLILTALLVPYVKKLAFKIGAVDKPSREKRKIHTRTIARGGGISIYIAFVVLSLVLLKGVNWQFLGLLIASTMVLLIGLADDIWRLSPWLKLAVQTLAALVATVMFGIGIDAITNPFGNTFVLNNFVVHVTVLAHTFTINYVASLLAMVWLIAMTNTMNFLDGLDGLSGGVAAIAAFVIFLVSISAKVNQPNTGLMALILAGGCLGYLFYNFYPAKIFNGDSGAYFLGMTLGILSIISGAKLATAALVLGLPILDALWAVTRRLIHGQSPFRADRGHLHYLLLDVGLSQRQAVFIIYSICVVFGGVAVFAGTTEKLLAILALVIILVILLVTLASIKARQK
- a CDS encoding glycosyltransferase family 2 protein, with translation MAQAKTSQKPAELHRVTDSRWFYRLWEIIPGFVSWAVILSPIYLSLIAPVGLAYLIIAFDIMWLLKSVRMSWALIRGYNRLQYITAQDWEANLRQLKDVSAALQKTEAEYAELAPKSNQRVNQVHLNKKKRWLRGEVERLRLLESHEATILNPDDLYQVIILAAYNEPPEIIEPSVNAILNSDYDMSRVIFVMAYEQRGGEAMAKTARELQKKYHKQFADYLAVCHPSDIAGELKGGGKGPNITYAGRAVKDYIEKKAIDPEKVLVTTVDADNRLHKRYLSRLSYAYCINPNRLHTSFQPIALFLNNIWDVPAPIRVVAWGNSIWPMIESIRAPRLRNFATHAQSLQTLIDTDFWSVTSPVEDGHQFWRTYFTYDGDHVAEPLFVPVYQDAVLAARYHRTFLAQYKQLRRWAYGVSDVPYMVKNSIQNKQIPWGNKLVQFGRLFEGHFSWATVPVLLTFAAWAPLFLNPSFNQQVLAHQLPVVASRLLTFATAGIFITIWISFLLLPTKPARYHHIKFVSMLLQWILMPVIGIAFGSFAAIDAQTRLMLGRYLGFTVTEKAVKK